One window of Cohnella hashimotonis genomic DNA carries:
- a CDS encoding TerD family protein has product MSISLVKGQKIDLTKGNPGLSKIIVGLGWDPAETEKKGLFGTKRSTPNIDCDASALMLDANGKLAKQTDLVCFHNKTSGDGSVVHSGDNLTGEGDGDDEQIFIDLARVPSNVDKILFVVNIYDCVNRKQDFGMIKAAYIRTLNQANGQELLRYNLSDNYAGKTALIVGEVYRNGGEWKFNAIGESGHAPHIDLLAKQYQ; this is encoded by the coding sequence TTGTCAATTTCACTCGTAAAGGGACAAAAAATCGATCTGACGAAGGGAAATCCGGGCCTCAGCAAAATCATCGTCGGATTGGGCTGGGACCCCGCCGAGACAGAGAAAAAGGGACTGTTCGGTACCAAGAGATCGACGCCGAACATTGACTGCGACGCCTCCGCATTGATGCTGGACGCGAACGGCAAGCTGGCGAAACAGACCGACCTCGTATGTTTTCACAATAAGACGAGCGGCGACGGTTCGGTTGTCCACTCCGGCGACAATCTGACCGGCGAAGGCGACGGGGACGACGAGCAGATCTTTATCGATCTGGCCCGCGTGCCGTCCAACGTAGATAAAATTTTGTTCGTCGTCAATATCTACGACTGCGTGAACCGCAAGCAGGACTTTGGAATGATCAAGGCGGCCTATATCCGAACCTTGAATCAGGCGAACGGCCAAGAGCTGCTCCGCTACAACCTGTCCGACAACTACGCGGGCAAGACAGCGCTGATCGTCGGCGAAGTTTATCGCAACGGCGGAGAGTGGAAGTTCAATGCCATCGGCGAGAGCGGACACGCCCCGCATATCGATCTTCTCGCTAAACAATACCAATAA